In Capillimicrobium parvum, a genomic segment contains:
- a CDS encoding cupin domain-containing protein produces the protein MEPTNIDEIQTVALVSTATPDAEWIGGFFAYGGTNGAVDSVTIYFKIPPGKRLGRHVDTAEEVQFILAGSGQILLDDGPKDIRAGDAITLAEGVAHDLHNTGTEDLQVIGFFNKAQVEQHWSEERWPPDENPVTGSPNREGAKA, from the coding sequence ATGGAACCGACGAACATCGACGAGATCCAGACCGTGGCGCTCGTCTCCACCGCGACGCCGGACGCCGAGTGGATCGGCGGCTTCTTCGCGTACGGCGGGACGAACGGTGCGGTGGACAGCGTGACGATCTACTTCAAGATCCCGCCCGGCAAGCGGCTCGGCCGGCACGTCGACACCGCCGAGGAGGTGCAGTTCATCCTCGCCGGCAGCGGGCAGATCCTGCTCGACGACGGCCCCAAGGACATCCGCGCCGGCGACGCCATCACGCTGGCCGAGGGCGTCGCGCACGACCTGCACAACACCGGGACCGAGGACCTGCAGGTCATCGGCTTCTTCAACAAGGCTCAGGTCGAGCAGCACTGGAGCGAGGAGCGCTGGCCGCCGGACGAGAACCCGGTGACCGGCAGCCCGAACCGCGAGGGCGCGAAGGCCTGA
- a CDS encoding TetR/AcrR family transcriptional regulator → MEAAASSNPRTLSGDKAQRIVEAMRRSVARRGVAGSTFDHVAREAGVSRGLLHYYFGTKERLLTEVVRRDGELKMEALEAQLGEAQTADDFIDLLVASLQDLVEHDPDLVAVGFELFTLSQRNPEIAAEYAELQRGMCQHVATVLAAKQEEGVLHLAAPPAAVVEVLLSLADGLALRMLLDPQRDHRETIAAGVAAVRALVADPA, encoded by the coding sequence GTGGAAGCCGCCGCCTCCTCCAACCCGCGGACGCTGTCCGGCGACAAGGCCCAGCGCATCGTCGAGGCGATGCGCCGCTCGGTCGCCCGGCGCGGCGTCGCGGGCTCGACGTTCGACCACGTCGCGCGCGAGGCCGGCGTCTCCCGCGGGCTGCTGCACTACTACTTCGGCACGAAGGAGCGGCTGCTGACCGAGGTCGTGCGCCGCGACGGCGAGCTGAAGATGGAGGCCCTCGAGGCCCAGCTCGGCGAGGCGCAGACCGCCGACGACTTCATCGACCTGCTCGTCGCCTCGCTGCAGGATCTCGTCGAGCACGACCCGGACCTGGTCGCCGTCGGCTTCGAGCTGTTCACCCTGTCGCAGCGAAACCCCGAGATCGCCGCCGAGTACGCGGAGCTCCAGCGCGGCATGTGCCAGCACGTGGCTACGGTGCTCGCCGCCAAGCAGGAGGAGGGCGTGCTGCACCTCGCGGCGCCGCCCGCCGCGGTCGTCGAGGTCCTGCTGTCGCTGGCCGACGGGCTCGCCCTGCGGATGCTGCTCGACCCGCAGCGCGACCACCGCGAGACGATCGCCGCCGGGGTCGCCGCCGTGCGCGCCCTCGTCGCCGATCCGGCCTGA
- a CDS encoding VOC family protein, which yields MDVIPTLRYRDADAAIAFLTNALGFTEHAVYRDDATGAVVHAELRFGDGMVMLGSDRPEGAEVNARTGASSVYCILDDVGARYEQAVAGGATVVRELRDEDYGGQGFTVQDPEGNRWSFGSYRPA from the coding sequence ATGGACGTCATCCCCACCCTGCGCTACCGCGACGCGGACGCCGCGATCGCCTTCCTCACGAACGCTCTCGGGTTCACCGAGCACGCCGTCTACCGCGACGACGCCACGGGCGCCGTCGTCCACGCCGAGCTGCGCTTCGGCGACGGCATGGTGATGCTCGGCTCCGACCGCCCGGAGGGCGCCGAGGTCAACGCCCGGACGGGCGCCTCGTCGGTCTACTGCATCCTCGACGACGTCGGCGCCCGCTACGAGCAAGCGGTCGCCGGTGGCGCCACCGTGGTCCGCGAGCTGCGCGACGAGGACTACGGCGGACAGGGGTTCACCGTGCAGGACCCGGAAGGAAACCGCTGGTCGTTCGGAAGTTACCGTCCGGCTTGA
- a CDS encoding phytanoyl-CoA dioxygenase family protein has product MNVFAFDPADHRETFERQGWVYIPGGIDPEFHEYVRRYIADSFDDTRIASRAIPGKKEQSLFDLPADVDHERELFDPLCRLTGLERSTMTLSERHINGYDSAADPEPAPHKDRYASQISVGLSIDIPAGSQLVIYPYDHLELNPFNTAADLYDSLPAHEKPEVVVRSAREVVIDDRPGDVVVFHGNCTWHLRRNSADSYNLYFKFNDFDCDPLGEDPATPARREATLAALGSSEIGELYPVLSRRLDSVARAHARHEWWETSVRAKLWGGDEAPLTSAQFRLLQTVDGVRDVDTLAEAGTPDDDVAVAVRAMAEIGVLDLLRAPLGAQLSAVGAEQRG; this is encoded by the coding sequence GTGAACGTCTTCGCCTTCGATCCCGCGGATCACCGTGAGACCTTCGAGCGCCAGGGATGGGTGTACATCCCCGGCGGCATCGACCCCGAGTTCCATGAGTACGTCCGCCGGTACATCGCCGACTCGTTCGACGACACCCGGATCGCGTCGCGGGCGATCCCGGGCAAGAAGGAGCAGTCGCTGTTCGACCTGCCCGCCGACGTCGACCACGAGCGCGAGCTGTTCGACCCGCTCTGCCGGCTCACCGGTCTGGAGCGGTCCACGATGACGCTCTCCGAGCGCCACATCAACGGCTACGACAGCGCCGCCGATCCGGAGCCGGCGCCGCACAAGGACCGCTACGCGTCCCAGATCTCGGTCGGTCTCTCGATCGACATCCCGGCCGGCTCGCAACTCGTCATCTATCCGTACGACCACCTCGAGCTCAACCCGTTCAACACCGCCGCGGACCTGTACGACAGCCTGCCCGCGCACGAGAAGCCCGAGGTCGTGGTGCGCTCCGCGCGCGAGGTCGTCATCGACGACCGCCCGGGCGACGTCGTCGTCTTCCACGGCAACTGCACGTGGCACCTTCGGCGCAACTCGGCCGACTCGTACAACCTCTACTTCAAGTTCAACGACTTCGACTGCGATCCGCTCGGCGAGGATCCGGCGACGCCCGCCCGCCGCGAGGCGACGCTCGCCGCCCTGGGCAGCTCCGAGATCGGCGAGCTGTACCCCGTCCTCTCCCGGCGGCTGGACTCGGTGGCGCGCGCGCATGCCCGCCATGAGTGGTGGGAGACGTCGGTCCGCGCGAAGCTCTGGGGCGGCGACGAGGCCCCGCTGACGTCGGCGCAGTTCCGCCTGCTGCAGACCGTCGACGGCGTCCGCGACGTCGACACGCTCGCCGAGGCGGGCACGCCGGACGACGACGTGGCCGTGGCCGTCCGCGCAATGGCGGAGATCGGCGTCCTCGACCTGCTGCGCGCACCGCTCGGCGCGCAGCTGAGCGCCGTGGGCGCAGAACAACGGGGCTGA
- a CDS encoding SRPBCC family protein, translating into MTKVSSSIDIAATPQEVWDVVMDPERLHEWVSIHRGLGAHGHDHMEQTLCLRGVNFHVKWDLAESDEPRVAVWQGRGPARSRAHTAYRLSAVNGGTRFDYENEFKAPFGPLGAVASRALVGGVPEREARASLQRLKALLEKG; encoded by the coding sequence GTGACGAAGGTGAGCAGCTCGATCGACATCGCCGCGACGCCGCAGGAGGTCTGGGACGTCGTCATGGATCCGGAGCGCCTGCACGAGTGGGTGTCGATCCATCGCGGCCTGGGCGCGCACGGCCACGACCACATGGAGCAGACGCTCTGCCTGCGCGGCGTCAACTTCCACGTCAAATGGGATCTCGCCGAGTCCGATGAGCCGCGCGTCGCGGTCTGGCAGGGCCGGGGCCCCGCCCGCTCGCGCGCCCACACCGCCTACCGCCTGTCCGCGGTGAACGGCGGCACCCGCTTCGACTACGAGAACGAGTTCAAGGCGCCGTTCGGCCCTCTCGGCGCGGTCGCCAGCCGCGCGCTGGTGGGCGGGGTGCCCGAGCGCGAGGCGCGCGCCTCGCTGCAACGGCTCAAGGCGCTGCTCGAGAAAGGCTGA
- a CDS encoding IS481 family transposase produces the protein MAHHRARFTARGREVVVRRVVDDGETFAQAAPWANVSKSTVWEWVHRWRQATPDEQTSLACLTERSSRPHRSPRQVPAEEAQRICELRKRTGWSPRRLADEPEIARSHSTVHRVLQRAGVSRRPAPERPAVVRYEWPCPGNLLHMDVKRFGKFTEPGHAVTGDRTRRSRRVGWEYCHSIVDDCSRLAYSEIHDDEKAATVTAFTRRALDFFLEHGIVAERLMTDNAFAYVHNKTLKALLHARAMNHLRTRPYTPRTNGKVERYQQTLQREWAYALEYASSEARRASLPHWVRHYNERRTHSALGNRPPLDRVRQVTGLDS, from the coding sequence ATGGCGCACCATAGAGCCCGGTTCACCGCGCGTGGACGCGAGGTTGTCGTTCGTCGTGTTGTTGACGACGGCGAGACGTTCGCCCAGGCGGCCCCCTGGGCGAACGTCTCGAAGTCGACCGTGTGGGAGTGGGTGCATCGCTGGCGCCAAGCCACGCCGGACGAGCAAACATCGCTGGCGTGTCTGACCGAGCGCTCCAGCCGCCCGCACCGCTCACCGCGACAGGTGCCAGCCGAGGAGGCCCAGCGGATCTGCGAGCTGCGCAAGCGGACCGGATGGAGCCCACGGAGGCTCGCCGACGAGCCCGAGATCGCGCGGTCGCACTCGACCGTCCACCGAGTCCTGCAACGCGCCGGCGTGTCCCGGCGCCCCGCCCCTGAGCGGCCGGCGGTCGTCCGCTATGAGTGGCCGTGCCCCGGCAACCTGCTGCACATGGACGTCAAGCGCTTCGGCAAGTTCACCGAGCCCGGCCACGCCGTCACCGGCGACCGCACCAGGCGCTCACGGCGGGTCGGTTGGGAGTACTGCCACTCGATCGTCGACGATTGCAGCCGCCTGGCCTACAGCGAGATCCACGACGACGAGAAGGCCGCCACGGTCACCGCGTTTACCCGTCGCGCGCTGGACTTCTTCCTCGAGCACGGCATCGTCGCCGAGCGACTGATGACCGACAACGCGTTCGCCTACGTCCACAACAAGACGCTCAAGGCACTGCTGCACGCCAGGGCGATGAATCACCTCCGCACGCGGCCCTACACGCCGCGCACCAACGGCAAAGTGGAGCGCTACCAGCAGACGCTGCAGCGTGAGTGGGCCTACGCGCTCGAATACGCCTCAAGCGAGGCCCGTCGAGCTTCGCTGCCACACTGGGTGCGCCACTACAACGAGCGGCGCACCCACAGCGCCCTCGGCAACCGACCCCCACTCGACCGCGTTCGGCAGGTCACCGGGCTCGACAGCTAG
- a CDS encoding Hsp20/alpha crystallin family protein, which yields MSERDLFANFERMRREMDELFGGVFDRSLAPHRRAGFTPRVDVSYVGDPPRAIVTAELAGIDIEQIDLEIRGRELIISGSRGLPDDAEGRVYQQIEIEHGPFRRTVALGADIAADRARAAYDDGLLRVELPLIEPDPKSRTVPIEVAPPREAGPGGAGAIPSAASDLGPASGMIE from the coding sequence GTGTCCGAACGTGATCTCTTCGCCAACTTCGAGCGGATGCGCCGGGAGATGGACGAGCTCTTCGGCGGGGTGTTCGACCGCTCGCTGGCCCCGCACCGCCGCGCCGGCTTCACCCCGCGCGTCGACGTCTCCTACGTCGGGGATCCGCCGCGCGCGATCGTCACCGCGGAGCTGGCCGGCATCGACATCGAGCAGATCGACCTCGAGATCCGCGGGCGCGAGCTGATCATCTCCGGCAGCCGCGGGCTGCCCGACGACGCGGAGGGGCGCGTCTACCAGCAGATCGAGATCGAGCACGGGCCGTTCCGCCGCACGGTGGCCCTGGGCGCCGACATCGCGGCCGACCGGGCGCGCGCCGCCTACGATGACGGCCTCCTGCGCGTCGAGCTTCCCCTGATCGAGCCCGACCCGAAGTCACGGACCGTCCCCATCGAGGTCGCGCCGCCCCGCGAGGCCGGTCCGGGCGGCGCGGGCGCCATCCCATCCGCCGCGTCGGATCTCGGACCGGCGTCAGGGATGATCGAATGA
- a CDS encoding 3-keto-5-aminohexanoate cleavage protein: MLQACLNGSRPRAHHDAIPLRADEIAPDARRAIDAGATELHIHPRDGDGADTLDPEPVSRVVVMVRAACPDTPLGLTTGLWGAGGDPARRLALVAGWWERPDYVSVNLREPGFDELCGLLDQLGIGVEAGVWTAADARALLAAPFAPRCRRILVEAPLPAAAEIEELLAPLELPQLHHAADAATWPVIERALEHGHDVRVGLEDTLVLPGGTRASGNAELVAAAVALGA, translated from the coding sequence ATGCTCCAGGCCTGCCTGAACGGCTCGCGCCCGCGCGCGCATCACGACGCGATCCCGCTGCGCGCCGATGAGATCGCCCCGGACGCGCGCCGGGCGATCGACGCGGGCGCGACGGAGCTGCACATCCACCCGCGCGACGGCGACGGCGCGGACACGCTCGACCCCGAGCCCGTCTCGCGGGTCGTCGTCATGGTCCGAGCCGCGTGCCCGGACACGCCGCTCGGCCTGACGACCGGGCTGTGGGGCGCGGGCGGCGACCCGGCGCGTCGCCTGGCGCTCGTCGCGGGCTGGTGGGAGCGGCCCGACTACGTCTCCGTGAACCTCCGCGAGCCCGGCTTCGACGAGCTGTGCGGGCTGCTCGACCAGCTCGGCATCGGCGTGGAGGCCGGCGTGTGGACGGCCGCAGACGCGCGCGCGCTGCTCGCCGCGCCCTTCGCGCCGCGCTGCCGGCGGATCCTGGTCGAGGCGCCGCTGCCGGCGGCGGCGGAGATCGAAGAGCTGCTCGCCCCGCTCGAGCTGCCGCAGCTGCACCACGCCGCCGACGCCGCAACCTGGCCGGTCATCGAGCGGGCGCTCGAGCACGGGCACGACGTGCGGGTCGGCCTGGAGGACACCCTCGTCCTTCCCGGCGGCACGCGGGCGAGCGGGAACGCCGAGCTCGTGGCGGCGGCCGTCGCGCTCGGCGCGTGA
- a CDS encoding rhodanese-like domain-containing protein, protein MNPFETKLRHETDPADVWAAMQTAGGEGARPGFTLVDARSREAYARAHLPGAVSIHDELPAGPLVTYCWSPACNGATKAAARLHDEGRAVREMIGGFEYWVREGLPIEGAVGGDRLVGL, encoded by the coding sequence ATGAACCCCTTCGAGACGAAGCTGCGCCACGAGACCGACCCCGCCGACGTGTGGGCGGCGATGCAGACCGCCGGCGGCGAGGGCGCCCGCCCGGGCTTCACCCTCGTCGACGCCCGCTCGCGCGAGGCCTACGCGCGCGCCCACCTCCCCGGCGCGGTGTCCATCCACGACGAGCTCCCGGCGGGGCCGCTCGTCACCTACTGCTGGTCTCCGGCCTGCAACGGGGCGACGAAGGCCGCGGCGCGGCTGCACGACGAGGGCCGCGCGGTGCGCGAGATGATCGGCGGCTTCGAGTACTGGGTGCGCGAGGGGCTGCCGATCGAGGGCGCGGTCGGCGGCGATCGACTGGTGGGTCTGTAG
- the lon gene encoding endopeptidase La, with protein MIDVVTEGEPRDVEIGADRPLPDSLPVLPLRETVPFPDTLTPLAIGQERSVELVNHVLGRDRMLVMVASRNPENETPGPADLYEVGVVGVVARMLKVPDGTLRILVQGTQRVRLTRWIGEKPFLSAAIAPAPDVVEESTELTALMRNVQGTFGQIVEAVPYLPEELQIAVANVEEPGALANVIAGALRLKTPEKQELLEELDVAKRLRKLSQVLAREAEVISIGTKIQSQVQSELEASQREYFLRQQLKAIKEELGEEDESEAEARDLREQLDQAGLPDEIREVTERELGRLEKLPTMAAEHAVIRTYLEWLAALPWDKSTVDNLDLEHARTVLDEDHYDIEQVKDRILEFLAVRKLKPDARGSILCFVGPPGVGKTSLGRSIARALGRKFERISAGGVRDEAEIRGHRRTYVGAMPGVIIRALRDAESHNPLFMIDEIDKMGADYRGDPASAMLEVLDPEQNATFRDHYLDVPFDLSNVMFVTTANTLDTIPGALRDRMEVIQLAGYTEEEKLEIAKRYLVPRQIERNGLKRSQIAFGNPALRTIIRDYTREAGVRNLEREIGSVCRKVARQVAEGTFSKRVTITEQRARELLGKARFHADVKRRTRQPGVATGLAWTPAGGDVLFVEATAMPGKGRLTITGQLGDVMRESAQAALSYVRSHPPETLGDGWFAEHDIHVHVPAGAIPKDGPSAGVTMVTALVSLLTGDHVRDDTAMTGEVTLTGQVLPIGGLKEKALAAQRNGLRRVIAPAGNEADADEVPEHLREDLEFVFVREVSEVLDAALESRGARSNGRVYAGRRSRKATRGK; from the coding sequence ATGATCGACGTCGTCACCGAGGGCGAGCCCCGCGACGTCGAGATCGGGGCCGACCGGCCGCTTCCGGACTCGCTGCCGGTCCTGCCGCTGCGCGAGACGGTCCCCTTCCCGGACACGCTGACGCCGCTGGCGATCGGCCAGGAGCGCTCGGTCGAGCTCGTCAACCACGTGCTCGGCCGCGACCGCATGCTCGTGATGGTCGCCAGCCGCAACCCGGAGAACGAGACGCCGGGCCCGGCAGACCTCTACGAGGTCGGCGTCGTCGGCGTCGTCGCGCGGATGCTGAAGGTCCCCGACGGGACGCTGCGCATCCTCGTGCAGGGCACGCAGCGCGTGCGCCTCACGCGCTGGATCGGCGAGAAGCCGTTCCTGTCCGCAGCGATCGCGCCCGCGCCCGACGTCGTTGAGGAGTCGACCGAGCTGACCGCGCTCATGCGCAACGTGCAGGGCACGTTCGGCCAGATCGTCGAGGCCGTGCCGTACCTGCCGGAGGAGCTGCAGATCGCGGTCGCCAACGTCGAGGAGCCGGGCGCGCTCGCCAACGTCATCGCCGGCGCGCTGCGGCTGAAGACGCCCGAGAAGCAGGAGTTGCTCGAGGAGCTCGACGTCGCCAAGCGGCTGCGCAAGCTGTCGCAGGTCCTCGCCCGCGAGGCCGAGGTCATCTCGATCGGGACGAAGATCCAGTCGCAGGTGCAGTCCGAGCTCGAGGCGTCGCAACGCGAGTACTTCCTGCGCCAGCAGCTCAAGGCGATCAAGGAGGAGCTCGGCGAGGAGGACGAGTCCGAGGCGGAGGCGCGCGACCTGCGCGAGCAGCTCGACCAGGCCGGCCTGCCCGACGAGATCCGCGAGGTGACCGAGCGCGAGCTCGGGCGCCTGGAGAAGCTGCCGACGATGGCCGCCGAGCACGCGGTCATCCGCACGTACCTCGAGTGGCTGGCCGCGCTCCCGTGGGACAAGTCGACCGTCGACAACCTCGACCTCGAGCATGCGCGGACCGTCCTCGACGAGGACCACTACGACATCGAGCAGGTCAAGGACCGCATCCTCGAGTTCCTGGCGGTGCGCAAGCTCAAGCCGGACGCGCGGGGATCGATCCTCTGCTTCGTCGGGCCTCCCGGCGTGGGCAAGACGTCGCTCGGTCGCTCCATCGCACGGGCGCTGGGGCGCAAGTTCGAGCGCATCAGCGCGGGCGGCGTGCGCGACGAGGCGGAGATCCGCGGTCATCGCCGGACGTACGTCGGTGCGATGCCGGGCGTCATCATCCGCGCGCTGCGCGACGCGGAGTCCCACAACCCGCTGTTCATGATCGACGAGATCGACAAGATGGGCGCCGACTACCGCGGGGATCCGGCGAGCGCGATGCTCGAGGTGCTCGATCCCGAGCAGAACGCGACCTTCCGCGACCACTACCTCGACGTGCCGTTCGACCTGTCGAACGTCATGTTCGTCACGACGGCGAACACGCTCGACACGATCCCGGGCGCGCTGCGCGACCGCATGGAGGTCATCCAGCTCGCCGGCTACACCGAGGAGGAGAAGCTCGAGATCGCCAAGCGCTACCTCGTGCCGCGCCAGATCGAGCGCAACGGGCTGAAGCGCTCGCAGATCGCCTTCGGCAACCCCGCGCTGCGGACGATCATCCGCGACTACACCCGCGAGGCGGGGGTGCGCAACCTCGAGCGCGAGATCGGCTCGGTGTGCCGCAAGGTCGCCCGTCAGGTGGCCGAGGGCACGTTCTCCAAGCGCGTGACGATCACCGAGCAGCGGGCCCGCGAGCTGCTCGGCAAGGCGCGCTTCCACGCCGACGTCAAGCGGCGCACGCGCCAGCCGGGCGTCGCGACCGGCCTCGCCTGGACGCCGGCCGGCGGCGACGTGCTGTTCGTCGAGGCGACCGCGATGCCGGGCAAGGGCCGGCTGACGATCACCGGCCAGCTCGGCGACGTCATGCGCGAGTCGGCCCAGGCGGCGCTGTCCTACGTGCGCAGCCATCCGCCCGAGACGCTCGGCGACGGCTGGTTCGCCGAGCATGACATCCACGTCCACGTGCCCGCCGGCGCGATTCCCAAGGACGGGCCCAGCGCCGGCGTCACGATGGTCACCGCGCTCGTGTCGCTGCTCACCGGCGACCACGTGCGCGACGACACGGCGATGACCGGTGAAGTCACGCTGACGGGCCAGGTCCTGCCGATCGGCGGGCTCAAGGAGAAGGCGCTGGCGGCCCAGCGCAACGGCCTGCGGCGGGTGATCGCGCCGGCCGGCAACGAGGCCGATGCCGACGAGGTCCCCGAGCATCTGCGCGAGGATCTCGAGTTCGTCTTCGTTCGTGAAGTGTCCGAGGTCCTCGACGCCGCGCTCGAAAGCCGGGGTGCGAGGTCCAACGGCCGGGTATATGCTGGCCGAAGGTCCCGAAAAGCGACCCGAGGGAAGTGA
- a CDS encoding NAD-dependent epimerase/dehydratase family protein, protein MRILVTGVTGYVGAALAPRLAAAGHEVTGLARDPSRAAAASALGLTVHRGDAVSGAGLDTALDGIDVAYYLIHSMEAGEDGFASRDRIAATTFRDAARAAGVGRVVYLGGLVPPDRAASPHLASRLEVERLVMESGPDSVALRASIVIGAGSRSFRFLVRLVERLPVLPLPAWRDFRTQPVDGRDVQAALVAAATSQAAGGRSLDLAGPDVLTYGEMVQRIADAMLVGRPPLRLGFTATELTSRVAAVVAGESHELIGPLMAGLEGDLLPRAERAAEILGLRMHSFDAAVERALRDWEEAGEALAAR, encoded by the coding sequence ATGCGGATTCTCGTCACCGGCGTCACGGGCTATGTCGGAGCGGCGCTCGCACCGCGGCTCGCCGCCGCCGGCCACGAGGTCACCGGCCTCGCGCGCGACCCGTCGCGCGCGGCCGCCGCGTCGGCCCTCGGCCTGACCGTCCATCGCGGCGACGCGGTCAGCGGCGCGGGGCTCGACACGGCGCTCGACGGCATCGACGTCGCCTACTACCTCATCCACTCGATGGAGGCCGGCGAGGACGGCTTCGCCTCGCGGGACCGCATCGCCGCCACGACGTTCCGCGACGCCGCGCGCGCGGCCGGCGTCGGCCGGGTGGTCTACCTGGGCGGCCTCGTGCCGCCCGACCGGGCCGCCTCGCCGCACCTCGCCAGCCGGCTGGAGGTCGAGCGGCTCGTCATGGAGAGCGGCCCGGACTCCGTCGCGCTGCGCGCGTCGATCGTCATCGGAGCCGGCAGCCGGTCGTTCCGCTTCCTCGTCCGCCTCGTCGAACGGCTGCCCGTCCTGCCGCTGCCCGCCTGGCGCGACTTCCGCACCCAGCCCGTCGACGGGCGCGACGTCCAGGCCGCGCTCGTCGCCGCCGCCACGAGCCAGGCCGCGGGCGGCCGCTCGCTCGACCTCGCCGGGCCCGACGTCCTGACCTACGGCGAGATGGTGCAGCGCATCGCCGACGCGATGCTCGTCGGCCGCCCGCCGCTGCGGCTCGGGTTCACCGCGACCGAGCTGACCTCGCGGGTCGCCGCCGTCGTGGCCGGCGAGAGCCACGAGCTCATCGGCCCGCTCATGGCCGGTCTGGAAGGCGATCTGTTGCCGCGCGCCGAGCGCGCCGCCGAGATCCTCGGACTGCGGATGCACTCGTTCGACGCCGCCGTCGAGCGGGCCCTGCGCGACTGGGAGGAGGCGGGTGAGGCCCTGGCCGCGCGGTGA